Proteins encoded within one genomic window of Thunnus maccoyii chromosome 22, fThuMac1.1, whole genome shotgun sequence:
- the LOC121889783 gene encoding galactose-specific lectin nattectin-like has product MMALAGAAALQEAEKDNETEAIIQEEEHRVDKRSTSCPSQWTEYNGRCFLYVPRTLTWAQAEKNCLSKGANLASIHGTREYNQIKRIISDRTHRSPETWIGGSDSQEEGVWLWSDGTPFAFSYWCRGEPNNYGNQHCIQMNFGGNNCWDDFQCDARRSSVCAKKI; this is encoded by the exons ATGATGGCTCTGGCTGGAGCTGCTG ctcttcaagaagcagagaaagacaaCGAGACAGAGGCAATAATTCAAGAAg AGGAGCATCGTGTTGACAAGAGGTCAACATCTTGTCCCTCCCAATGGACTGAGTACAACGGCCGCTGTTTCCTCTACGTTCCTCGAACCTTGACCTGGGCTCAAGCTGAG AAAAACTGCCTGTCCAAGGGTGCAAACCTTGCATCGATTCATGGAACTCGGGAGTACAACCAGATTAAAAGGATAATATCAGATAGAACTCATAGGTCTCCTGAGACATGGATTGGAGGCTCTGACAGCCAAGAG GAGGGTGTTTGGCTCTGGAGTGATGGCACACCTTTCGCCTTCTCATACTGGTGCAGAGGAGAGCCTAATAACTACGGGAACCAGCACTGTATTCAGATGAACTTCGGAG GTAACAATTGCTGGGATGATTTTCAGTGTGATGCTCGCCGGTCATCTGTCTGTGCCAAGAAAATCTGA
- the LOC121890010 gene encoding ladderlectin-like encodes MALAGAAALQEAEKDNETEAIIQEEEHHVDKRSTYCPDGWTKYNIRCFLFVPEALSWAQAEKNCLSKGAHLASVHGTEEYNQIKSMIEEKTHEYPETWIGGSDSQGDGVWLWSDGTPFIFSYWCSGEPTTQQCLQMNYGGKP; translated from the exons ATGGCTCTGGCTGGAGCTGCTG ctcttcaagaagcagagaaagacaaCGAGACAGAGGCAATAATTCAAGAAg AGGAGCATCATGTTGACAAGCGGTCAACATATTGTCCCGATGGCTGGACTAAGTACAACATCCGCTGTTTCCTCTTTGTTCCCGAAGCCTTGAGCTGGGCTCAAGCTGAG AAAAACTGCCTGTCCAAGGGTGCACACCTTGCATCGGTTCATGGAACGGAGGAGTACAACCAGATTAAAAGTATGATTGAAGAAAAAACTCATGAGTATCCTGAGACATGGATTGGAGGCTCTGACAGCCAAGGG GATGGTGTTTGGCTCTGGAGTGATGGCACAcctttcattttctcatacTGGTGCAGCGGAGAACCTACTACGCAGCAATGTTTACAGATGAACTACGGAGGTAAACCATGA
- the LOC121889784 gene encoding type-2 ice-structuring protein-like, producing MMALAGAAALQEAEKDNETEAIIQEEEHRVDKRSTSCPSHWTEYNGRCFLYVPRTLTWAQAEKNCQSKGAHLASIHGTREYNEIKRIISDRTYGSPETWIGGSDSQGEGVWLWSDGTPFAYSYWCRGEPNDYWNQDCIQMNYSGDNCWDDLWCDARRPSVCAKKI from the exons ATGATGGCTCTGGCTGGAGCTGCTG CTCTtcaagaagcagagaaagacaaCGAGACAGAGGCAATAATTCAAGAAg AGGAGCATCGTGTTGACAAGAGGTCAACATCTTGTCCCTCCCACTGGACTGAGTACAACGGCCGCTGTTTCCTCTACGTTCCTCGAACCTTGACCTGGGCTCAAGCTGAG AAAAACTGCCAGTCCAAGGGTGCACACCTTGCATCGATTCATGGAACTCGGGAGTACAACGAGATTAAGAGGATAATATCAGATAGAACTTATGGCTCTCCTGAGACATGGATTGGAGGCTCTGACAGCCAAGGG GAGGGTGTTTGGCTCTGGAGTGATGGCACACCTTTCGCCTACTCATACTGGTGCAGAGGAGAGCCTAATGACTACTGGAACCAGGACTGTATTCAGATGAACTACTCAG GTGACAATTGCTGGGATGATTTATGGTGTGATGCGCGCCGGCCATCAGTCTGTGCCAAGAAAATCTGA